The genomic interval GACTGGAAATTACCCTTGCAACTGTTATCATATTCCTTAATTCAATCAGCCTTTTTGATAGTTTATTTTCCTTGTAAAAGTTTTCAACCGTGTTGTAAAGAAAGAGAAGGTCAGTGTTTAATCGTTTTAACCTTTTAGGTGAGCGAATTATCCCTGCATAGTTCCACATTAAATTTCTTATGTTTTCAATATCTCCCTCAATTAAAACAGGGTCGGCAATGTTTCCCTCCGGTTCTATCCAGTCTGGAATCTGACTGATTCTCTTTTCTGATAGTTTATCCTTCTTTTTTGTTAAGGTTTCTGCACATTTGTATGCCATAACAAGCCCTTCAAGGAGAGAGGTTGAGGCTAACCTGTTTGCCCCGTGCAACCCTGTGCATGCACACTCTCCAATTGCATAAAGCCTCTTTATCCCTGTCTCTCCGTTTAACTTTGCCTTTATCCCACCGCAAAAGTAATGGGCGGCCGGGATTACAGGAACAGGATTATTTTCAATATCAATGTTTTTTTCTATGCATTTTTTATAGATTTGTGGGAATCTCTTTTTTATATCGTATTTCTCTTTTACCTTTGTAAGGTCAAGATAAACACAGGGCTCTTTAGTTTTTGTTAAATAATCAAATATTGCCCTTGAAACAATATCCCTCGGGGCAAGAGAGCCTAAAGGGTGATAATCTTTAATAAAGGGGTAGCCGTTTTTGTCAACAATTTCTGCCCCCTCTCCCCTCACTGATTCTGAAATTAAAAATCTTTCATTTGAATAGGGAAGGTAAAGGGTTGTTGGATGAAACTGAATAAACTCAGTATTTATTACCTCGCATCCAGTCCTAATTGCCATTGCAATTCCGTCTCCTGTTGAAGAGTCAGGGTTTGTTGTGTGTTTAAAAATATAGCCAACACCCCCTGTGGCAAGCACTGTGCTTTCTGCAAATATTTTTATTACCCTTTTTTCTTTTAAAAGGTATGCATAGACCCCCCAGACTTCTTTTTTTCTATACCTTTCTTCTGGGTTTCTTGAATGATGTGTGTTATCTATTAAGTCAATTGCCATACAGTCTGTAATAATTTCTATATTTTTGTTTGCTTTCGCTTTTTGTATTAGTTTTAACTCAATCTCTCTTCCTGTATAGTCTTTCTGGAATAAAATTCTTGGTATTGAGTGTGCCCCTTCTTTTGTATAAACAAATTTGCCTTTTTGTTGTGAGAACTCAACTCCAACTTTTTCTATCAGAAACTCTTTTATTACTTTAAAAGCTGTTGAGGCTATTTCTTTTGCAACCTTTTTGTTTACTAATTTTCCCCCTGCCTTGATTATGTCTTTTACAATAAGGTCTGGGGAATCTTTTTCTCCTAATGCAACTATTCCGCCCTGCGCATAGTATGTATTGGACTTTTCTAAATTACTTTCCTTTGTTATTAAGCAGACACTTTGTCCATTTTCGGCAAGGTGAAGGGCTAAGGATAGCCCGCTTATCCCTGAGCCTATAACAAGTGTGTTAAAGAGCATGGCTATTTTGTTGAAAACTTTTCAATAAATTTCTTTAAAACAGGAGGTAATTCAAGAAACGCTCTTATATTTGAATCAGTTAAGGTTTTAACATCGGGTATATTAGAGACAAATTTTTCTGGAATCCTTGAGGACTCAAGCATTTTTTCATTTTTTGAAAACAAAAGCATTCCTGTGTAGCCGGTAATGTAAAAGGCAACAGGCACTGCTATAACTTTAACCCCTATAAAGTGTTTTTTAACCCTTGGTAAAACATAGGAATAGCATTCCCCATATATGTGAAAATCGGAAATCAACTGGATTATTACACCATCTTCCTTTATTACCCTTTTAAGTTTTGTATAAAACTCTTCTGAGATAAGAATCCCTGCTTTGTCAAATGGGTCTGTTGAATCAATTATAATTATGTCCAATGAGTTTTCTTTTAAGTTATCAAGGTATTTAAATCCATCCCCTATTTCAAGCTTAAACCTTGGATCTTTTTCGCATATTTTCCCCCATGGGAAATGCTCTCTGCAAACTTTTACAACATTTCCATCAAGTTCGCACATTGCAATTTTTTTTATGTTTTTATGTTTTAAAAGGTGATAGGCAACTCCAAAGTCTCCACCGCCTATTATTAGTGCTTCTATATTTTCCCTGTTTACAAGTCCAACCGGGATGTGAGCCATAGGTTCGTGATAATACGCTTCCATAAGGTTGGATACATTAAAAACATTGTCTAAAATTAACATTTTTCCGTGCAATCTGTTTTCTCCAACAAGGATGTCCTGATATTTGCTTCTTTTGTGATAGTGCACCCTTTCTATTCTGTGGACAAAGGCAAGTTCAGGCCCCATTGTTTCAAAAAGCTCTATTCTATCCCTTCCGAAAATTCCGTAAACCTCCATTTACCCCCCTAAAATTGATTTATTATTTTGTATTTTTCTTCCATATATTCCTGTTTTGAGATTTTTCCACTTTTGTATAATTTTTCAAGTTTTTGAAGTTTTTCAAGCAGAATATCAGCGCTGTTTCTGTATTGATTTGTATAATACTGTTGCTTTGTGCCAGTTGAGTGAATGGTATTGCTGTTCTCCTTTTTTTCTTTTCTCAAAATTGCAACAGCTTTAAGTGTACTTGTATCAGGTGTTTTTAATCTTGATATAAGTTTTACTAATTTCTGGCTTTTTTTTATTTGATTAGCTTTATTCAGAGAAATAAGTGATTTTTTAATTTCCCCTTCAAAGAAAGCAATATACCCTTTTAGCAAATGGTATGAGTATGAATGGCTTTTGTAACAGTCTTTGTTTTTCCCAAGTAACTTTAATGCCTTCTTCAATCTATTTTCTTTTATTAAATTGAAAACTTCTTTGTTTTTACATGTTTTCAAGTCTAAATCTGGAAAGTCTATAACCTCTTTCCATGGCCAGACTGTTTTTATAACTTCATTTGAGGAGTTTAAAAAAAAGGATTTCTACAACCTTTGATGTTTCAGGGTAAATGGGTGTTTTTGAACAAACAGTGGTTTGAAATTCAATGTTTTTGTTTTTCAATACAAGACCGTCTCTTGAATGAAATACTGATATTTCAAAATCAATAGTCCCTTTTTTGCATGGAATTTTTCCTTTTAAAAAATCCTTTTCCACTGAGAGATTTTTAAGGTCAACAAATATAATGTCAATATTTCCGAAAGTTTTGTAAATCTTTATTAAATCCTTTTCTGTTATCCTTTCCCGGCCTATTTTGTGGTTTTTTAGAAAGTCTGAGAATGCTTTGCGATTAATTACCTCTAATTTTGTGTTTTTTTTGATTTCTTCTTCAAGAAAGCCTGTAAACTCGTATGGAGTGTTTTCAGACGGTATAAAAACTACTCCGTCTGCTTCTGATTCTATTTCAGGGGAGTGAATAAGTTTTACTTCAAAACCCTTTGCAATGAATGGGATAGCAATTATAATTAAGACAACTATTATTTTCTTCATATTTTAAGTTTACCGCAATTGAAGTTTGAGGTGAAATTTTTTTAAATGTTTGTGTATAATGGTTGAGAGGTGAATAATGGATTTTATAGAGACAATACTTGCTGTTGCATTTGGATGGTACCTTTTTCAGAAGGTTGTATCAATTCTTACAGGCAACCCAACCTGAGTGGACAATTCCTGTAAGTATTACAGGGATGACGATTAGTCTTTTATCCTTTTTATGTGAGTTTCCCCATTGTATTCAAAAAATTCTATTAAGCCATCTTTTTCAAGTTTTTTTACAAGAGATTTGAGTTTACTTGTATTTATTGAAAGGCTGTCTGATAATTCCTGAATTGTACATGGCCTTATCCCGACGGTTTTTAAGACAACCTCTTTAAGCAACTCTCCTTTAAGGTGTTCAATTACACTGCCGTTTGATGAATAGTATTTTACAGGCTCTGCAATATCACCTAAAATATTTTTTAATTTGTTTATACTCTCTTCTGATGCGCTTTTTGCAAACCCTTCGGCAGGCGGCCTGAAAACAGTGTTTATCTGCACCTTATCTGGCTTTATTAAGTCTATTTTTTCTTTTATGTGCAAAAATTCTTCTTCCGTTGTATTTATTCCTTCAACCAACAACACTTCTAAAAGGTAATGCCCCTTAAATTCTTTTCTCATTTCAATTAATCCGTTTACATATCTGTTGTAATCTGAAAATTCTCTGTGTGGCCTGTTTATCTTTAAAAAGGTTTTTTCAGTTCCCGCATCTAAGGAAGGCACAAGGTAATTGCATTGCTTACAGTTTTCTCTTATTTCTTTTTTAAAAAGAAGAGAACCGTTTGTAAGAATAACAACTGGAATGTGTGTAATTTCCTTTATCCCTTTAATTAAATCCCCTAAACTTTTGTATAAAGTTGGTTCTCCGCTTCCTGCAAAGGTAATGAAGTCAGGTAAGGCTTTGTGGTTTTTTATTAACCACTCTTTTAATTCCTTTAAAACAACTCTATAATCAAAATCTATTAAATCTTTTTTTGGGGTACCTGTTCCCACTTCACAGTAAACACAGTTAAATGTGCAGTATTTTTGTTTCGGGAAAAGATCAATTCCCAATGACCGTCCAAATCTTCTTGAAGGTACAGGACCAAAGATATACTTCATTTTAGTTTTCCTTTACAAGTATTTTTGATGCCATTCCCCTGCCAATTGCAACTGTACTTCCATTTACATCAAGGAGAATGGGGCAAATTTTATCCTTTTTTTTGATTTTTATCTTTACCCCTTCTTGAATTCCAAGTTTATAGAGTTTTAATACAAAGTTTGACCCGCCATTGAAACTTACAATCTCAACTTCTTTGCCCTGTTTTGCATTTAATAAAGTTTCCATAAATACTCCTAAAAGATTATAATCCCTAAAAGCCTTGCTGCAAACCCTAAAATTGTTGCAAGGATTAGTGTTCCAAAAATTACATAAGTTGTCGCTTTTTTACCTGTTTCCCTGTATAGAACGGGGATTGTTGATATACACGGTATGTAAAAAAGGGTAAATACTGCATAGACAAACATTTGTGTGTGGGTCATCACTGTCCCAAGGTTATTTGTTCCAAGTGCCTGGAAAAGCATCATTAGTGATAATTCTTTTTTGAAGATTCCGAAAATTAGTGTTGTCCCCACCTTTTCAGGTAAGCCTAATAGATAAACAGTTAATGGCTTTAACGCAGAGTTTATTATAGTGTCAACAGAATAGTGTTCCATGTAAACCATAATAATACTTCCCACAATGAGAAGGGGAAGTACCACTGTAATAAAGTCTTTTATTCTAATCCAGGTTTTAATTAACACATTTTTTAAAACAGGCATATGGTATTCAGGGATTTCAAGAACAAGGCCTGGCACAAGTTTTTTGTCAATTCTGGTAAGGATTCTTCCTATTATTCCGATAACAAGAATGTTTACTATGTAAAGGGCTATTGCGTACCATTTCCCAATGTAAAAACCAACAAGACCGAAGATAATAACTGTTCTTGCAGAGCAGGGGATAAGTACGGATAATGCAGCGGTAATAACTCTGTCTCTTGTGTTTTCAAGGTTTCTTGCAGCCATTACGGCTGGGATAGAACAACCGTAACCTAATACAAAGGAGACAACAGCCTTGCCGTGTAACCCGATTTTATGCATTATAGAGTCTGCTAAAAATGCTATTCTTGCCATATAGCCTGTGTCTTCAAGAATTGCAAGGCCTATCAAGAATGGAACAATATAGGGGATAGCAATGCCTAAAGCACCTCCGACACCCTGCACCAATCCTATTAAAGTTAAAGATAGCATTTTGTTTGAAATAGATGTTTCAATGTATTTACTTAACAAGTCAAACTTATCAAGGATAAGGGTTTCAAAATGGGCTCCAACATTGAATATTATGGAGAATAGCCCGTAAATTACAGCAATAAGAATAATGTATCCCAAAAATGGATGGAGTACAAAGTTATCTATTTTGTCTCCCAATGATATTGTTTCTCTATTTTTTGAGAAGGTTGTTACCTGTTCAAATATGCTCATTGCAAGGTTGTGCCTTTCTGCAGCTATAACAAACTTCGCTTCTTTGCCGTGATGCTTTTCCAATTTATTTTTTGCTTTTTCAATGTGGTTTTTTATATTTTTATCGTATTTTTCAATTGTCTTAACATAGTATTTATCTTCTTCAAGAAGTCTTATGGCAATTGTTCTCGCTGGAATGCTTAATTCTTTTATTGCCTCAGATGGGATTTTTTTTGCAAGAGACTGAATTACATCCTCAACATCTTTCTGGAAT from Thermotomaculum hydrothermale carries:
- a CDS encoding spermine/spermidine synthase domain-containing protein; this translates as MEVYGIFGRDRIELFETMGPELAFVHRIERVHYHKRSKYQDILVGENRLHGKMLILDNVFNVSNLMEAYYHEPMAHIPVGLVNRENIEALIIGGGDFGVAYHLLKHKNIKKIAMCELDGNVVKVCREHFPWGKICEKDPRFKLEIGDGFKYLDNLKENSLDIIIIDSTDPFDKAGILISEEFYTKLKRVIKEDGVIIQLISDFHIYGECYSYVLPRVKKHFIGVKVIAVPVAFYITGYTGMLLFSKNEKMLESSRIPEKFVSNIPDVKTLTDSNIRAFLELPPVLKKFIEKFSTK
- the nadB gene encoding L-aspartate oxidase, whose protein sequence is MLFNTLVIGSGISGLSLALHLAENGQSVCLITKESNLEKSNTYYAQGGIVALGEKDSPDLIVKDIIKAGGKLVNKKVAKEIASTAFKVIKEFLIEKVGVEFSQQKGKFVYTKEGAHSIPRILFQKDYTGREIELKLIQKAKANKNIEIITDCMAIDLIDNTHHSRNPEERYRKKEVWGVYAYLLKEKRVIKIFAESTVLATGGVGYIFKHTTNPDSSTGDGIAMAIRTGCEVINTEFIQFHPTTLYLPYSNERFLISESVRGEGAEIVDKNGYPFIKDYHPLGSLAPRDIVSRAIFDYLTKTKEPCVYLDLTKVKEKYDIKKRFPQIYKKCIEKNIDIENNPVPVIPAAHYFCGGIKAKLNGETGIKRLYAIGECACTGLHGANRLASTSLLEGLVMAYKCAETLTKKKDKLSEKRISQIPDWIEPEGNIADPVLIEGDIENIRNLMWNYAGIIRSPKRLKRLNTDLLFLYNTVENFYKENKLSKRLIELRNMITVARVISSQALRNRESSGCHYITSEREDL
- a CDS encoding radical SAM protein, which produces MKYIFGPVPSRRFGRSLGIDLFPKQKYCTFNCVYCEVGTGTPKKDLIDFDYRVVLKELKEWLIKNHKALPDFITFAGSGEPTLYKSLGDLIKGIKEITHIPVVILTNGSLLFKKEIRENCKQCNYLVPSLDAGTEKTFLKINRPHREFSDYNRYVNGLIEMRKEFKGHYLLEVLLVEGINTTEEEFLHIKEKIDLIKPDKVQINTVFRPPAEGFAKSASEESINKLKNILGDIAEPVKYYSSNGSVIEHLKGELLKEVVLKTVGIRPCTIQELSDSLSINTSKLKSLVKKLEKDGLIEFFEYNGETHIKRIKD
- the feoB gene encoding ferrous iron transport protein B, which codes for MKNLILVGQPNSGKSTFFNALSGYKALTGNFPGATVTYQEGELNLFGRIYKIVDLPGTYSLIPQDKAELEAKKFLVKHKDATIINIADSSVLARSLELTIELIELQRPMVLALNMIDVAKRKGILVDEKKLEKLLDIPCIPTSAKRGRGVIEVIRAANKNKVPENSITLKFQKDVEDVIQSLAKKIPSEAIKELSIPARTIAIRLLEEDKYYVKTIEKYDKNIKNHIEKAKNKLEKHHGKEAKFVIAAERHNLAMSIFEQVTTFSKNRETISLGDKIDNFVLHPFLGYIILIAVIYGLFSIIFNVGAHFETLILDKFDLLSKYIETSISNKMLSLTLIGLVQGVGGALGIAIPYIVPFLIGLAILEDTGYMARIAFLADSIMHKIGLHGKAVVSFVLGYGCSIPAVMAARNLENTRDRVITAALSVLIPCSARTVIIFGLVGFYIGKWYAIALYIVNILVIGIIGRILTRIDKKLVPGLVLEIPEYHMPVLKNVLIKTWIRIKDFITVVLPLLIVGSIIMVYMEHYSVDTIINSALKPLTVYLLGLPEKVGTTLIFGIFKKELSLMMLFQALGTNNLGTVMTHTQMFVYAVFTLFYIPCISTIPVLYRETGKKATTYVIFGTLILATILGFAARLLGIIIF
- a CDS encoding FeoA family protein; the encoded protein is METLLNAKQGKEVEIVSFNGGSNFVLKLYKLGIQEGVKIKIKKKDKICPILLDVNGSTVAIGRGMASKILVKEN